In one window of Chitinophagales bacterium DNA:
- a CDS encoding exopolyphosphatase: MRIAAIDIGSNAARLLITDVLPNTDGKPHFSKLNLVRVPLRLGLDVFEKGEISKERKGMILQTMKAYGHLMKVYDVKHVIACATSAMRDASNSEEIIRKVRMETGIDIEIISGDLEASIIYENHIAENLDTDHSYLYIDVGGGSTELTFFADNKLIFKQSFNIGTIRLLKDMVSEYRWDEMKEFVKNGTKGYKKLIAIGSGGNINKVFSLSKKKEGKPLHIDLLKDYYKELSAVSLDERMRIYKLREDRADVITHALQIYINVMRWADAEEIYVPKIGLADGLVQHLYYSLQEKVGETSKK; encoded by the coding sequence GTGAGAATCGCCGCCATTGATATCGGCAGTAACGCAGCCAGATTATTGATTACCGATGTGTTGCCCAACACCGATGGCAAACCACATTTCAGCAAACTCAATTTAGTGCGTGTACCCCTTCGCTTGGGTTTAGATGTGTTTGAAAAGGGTGAAATATCCAAGGAAAGAAAAGGGATGATTCTGCAGACCATGAAAGCCTATGGTCATTTGATGAAGGTCTATGATGTGAAACATGTCATTGCCTGCGCCACTTCTGCCATGCGAGATGCATCCAATAGTGAGGAAATCATCCGCAAAGTGCGGATGGAAACCGGCATTGACATTGAAATCATCAGCGGAGATTTGGAAGCATCCATTATTTACGAAAACCATATCGCAGAAAACCTGGATACCGATCACAGTTATCTCTATATTGATGTAGGCGGTGGCAGTACCGAGCTCACTTTTTTTGCAGACAACAAACTCATCTTTAAGCAGTCTTTCAATATTGGTACAATTCGTTTATTGAAAGACATGGTTTCTGAATACCGTTGGGATGAAATGAAAGAGTTCGTCAAAAACGGCACCAAGGGTTATAAGAAACTCATTGCCATTGGTTCAGGTGGTAATATCAACAAAGTCTTCTCACTCAGTAAGAAAAAAGAAGGCAAACCCCTGCATATTGATTTGCTGAAGGATTACTACAAAGAACTCTCTGCAGTTTCGCTGGATGAAAGAATGCGTATCTACAAACTTCGGGAAGACCGCGCTGATGTGATTACACATGCGCTACAGATTTATATCAACGTGATGCGCTGGGCTGATGCGGAAGAAATCTACGTACCCAAGATTGGTCTGGCCGATGGTCTGGTACAACATCTCTACTACAGTTTACAGGAAAAAGTTGGCGAAACAAGCAAGAAGTGA
- the ppk1 gene encoding polyphosphate kinase 1 — protein sequence MHKDRFIPRDISWLSFNARVLQEANDPTVPLKERIRFLGIFSNNSDEFFRVRVATLKRMIEFAEKRRKLNMHMEDDPQAILDQIQTIVLQQQNEFNRIWNNILKELKKEKIFLLDEKHLNKTQQQFVTRFFEEEVRPSIIPLMIESLPQLPYLHDKSIYLGVVMRKQKSAYDQKYALIEVPAKAVGRFVQLPSANGEKAIILLEDVIRFNLPYIFSYFGYDHFDAHVFKVTKDAELDIDNDVSTTFVEKIEKGIKNRRKGKPVRFVYDKEMDAGLLEYLIRRLSLSRKSNIIPGGRIHNFRHFMDFPDVFKPNPRRAPFMHPALQNAYRVTDIILEKDVLLHFPYHSFNPVIDLLREAAMDPQVQSIHITAYRLASNSKIINALINAARNGKQVTVMLELKARFDEEANLEWKNVLEEEGVKVLLGVPNMKVHAKLCVIKKRVGNKTIQYGFVSTGNLNEKTAKVYGDHCLLTSNRNIMADINRIFQYLLNWKRGMQPLRTCKTLSISPITMRQILQSHVAKEIKLAKAGKPSSVIVKSNSLSDKTLIDQLMEAAKAGVEVKLIIRGIFCGKMDIKKAATPVQAISIVDEYLEHARVVIFGNGGKEKIMISSADWMVRNLDHRIEAGVFITDPELKQELKEIIHIQLRDNVKARRLDNELSNNYVSWAGKKKIRSQIEIYQYLYQKTQKQRENRRH from the coding sequence ATGCATAAAGACAGGTTTATTCCAAGAGATATCAGCTGGTTGAGTTTTAATGCAAGGGTTTTACAGGAAGCCAATGATCCTACGGTACCCTTAAAAGAGCGTATTCGCTTTCTCGGTATCTTCTCCAACAATTCTGATGAGTTTTTCCGTGTACGGGTAGCTACCCTCAAACGCATGATAGAGTTTGCAGAGAAACGTCGCAAACTGAACATGCATATGGAAGATGATCCACAAGCGATACTGGATCAGATACAGACCATTGTATTACAGCAACAAAATGAATTCAATCGCATCTGGAATAATATCCTTAAAGAACTGAAGAAGGAAAAAATATTTCTATTGGATGAGAAGCACCTGAATAAAACACAGCAACAATTTGTAACCAGGTTTTTTGAAGAGGAAGTGCGACCAAGCATTATTCCGCTGATGATTGAAAGTCTGCCCCAACTACCCTACCTGCACGACAAAAGCATCTATCTCGGCGTGGTGATGCGTAAGCAGAAATCAGCCTATGATCAGAAATATGCGTTAATTGAAGTGCCGGCAAAAGCTGTTGGCAGATTTGTACAATTGCCTTCTGCAAACGGAGAGAAAGCCATCATCCTGCTGGAAGATGTGATTCGATTTAACCTGCCCTATATCTTCTCGTATTTTGGCTATGATCATTTTGACGCCCATGTATTCAAAGTAACCAAGGATGCAGAATTAGATATTGATAATGATGTGAGTACCACTTTTGTAGAGAAGATTGAAAAGGGTATCAAGAATCGCCGCAAAGGAAAACCGGTACGTTTTGTGTATGATAAGGAAATGGATGCTGGCCTATTGGAATACCTGATACGTAGACTGAGCCTTTCCCGTAAAAGCAATATCATTCCTGGTGGACGTATCCATAATTTCCGCCACTTCATGGATTTTCCGGATGTATTCAAACCAAATCCACGCAGGGCACCCTTTATGCACCCAGCTTTACAAAATGCATACAGGGTAACAGACATCATTCTTGAAAAAGATGTATTGCTCCATTTCCCATATCACAGTTTTAATCCGGTGATTGATTTGCTTCGCGAAGCAGCCATGGATCCACAGGTTCAGTCCATTCACATTACAGCCTACCGTTTAGCTAGTAATTCCAAAATCATCAATGCGCTTATCAATGCAGCACGAAACGGTAAACAAGTAACGGTGATGCTGGAACTCAAAGCGCGTTTTGATGAGGAAGCCAATCTCGAATGGAAAAATGTATTGGAAGAAGAAGGCGTAAAAGTGTTGTTGGGTGTTCCTAATATGAAAGTGCACGCCAAATTATGTGTGATTAAAAAACGTGTTGGCAATAAAACCATTCAATATGGTTTTGTAAGTACTGGCAACCTGAATGAGAAAACAGCCAAGGTGTATGGTGACCATTGTTTGCTCACCAGCAATAGAAATATCATGGCAGACATCAACCGCATCTTCCAATACCTCCTTAACTGGAAGCGTGGTATGCAGCCATTACGAACTTGCAAAACACTGAGCATTTCTCCTATAACGATGCGACAAATTTTACAATCCCATGTTGCCAAAGAAATCAAACTAGCGAAAGCAGGCAAACCTTCTAGTGTGATTGTAAAATCCAATTCACTCAGCGATAAAACCCTGATCGATCAACTCATGGAAGCTGCCAAAGCCGGCGTGGAAGTGAAACTGATTATCCGTGGTATTTTCTGTGGTAAAATGGATATCAAAAAAGCTGCTACGCCTGTACAAGCTATCAGCATCGTGGATGAATACCTAGAGCATGCCCGTGTGGTAATTTTTGGCAATGGCGGAAAGGAGAAGATTATGATCTCCAGTGCCGACTGGATGGTACGCAACCTTGATCACCGTATTGAAGCAGGTGTCTTCATTACAGACCCTGAGCTAAAACAGGAACTGAAAGAGATTATCCACATACAATTAAGAGACAACGTAAAAGCACGTAGGCTGGATAATGAGCTGAGTAATAACTATGTATCTTGGGCTGGTAAAAAGAAGATAAGGTCTCAGATAGAGATTTATCAGTATTTATACCAGAAAACCCAGAAGCAACGTGAGAATCGCCGCCATTGA
- the rfaE2 gene encoding D-glycero-beta-D-manno-heptose 1-phosphate adenylyltransferase → MKKADIIEQKIMDLAKAQSMIASWKVLGKTVAFTNGCFDILHEGHIFSLSAAAKEADYLVVGLNSDASVKRLKGDARPVNTQHSRALLLASLLMVDAVVIFEEDTPLELISALAPDVLVKGGDYTIEQIVCSKEVMANGGRVVINPIVAGFSTTGLIQQIKSSYS, encoded by the coding sequence ATGAAAAAAGCTGATATCATCGAACAAAAGATCATGGACCTCGCAAAAGCGCAATCTATGATCGCATCCTGGAAAGTGCTGGGTAAAACAGTTGCTTTTACCAATGGTTGTTTCGATATCCTGCATGAGGGCCATATTTTCTCCTTGTCAGCTGCTGCCAAAGAAGCTGATTATTTAGTTGTAGGATTGAACAGTGATGCAAGTGTGAAACGCCTCAAAGGTGATGCCCGTCCGGTGAATACGCAGCATAGTCGCGCACTATTATTAGCCAGCTTACTCATGGTTGATGCAGTAGTCATTTTTGAAGAAGATACCCCACTTGAACTGATAAGCGCACTTGCGCCTGATGTATTGGTAAAAGGTGGCGATTATACTATTGAACAGATCGTTTGTTCTAAAGAAGTGATGGCCAATGGCGGACGTGTTGTCATTAACCCCATTGTAGCAGGCTTTTCTACTACGGGCTTGATACAACAAATCAAATCTTCCTATTCTTAG
- a CDS encoding flippase-like domain-containing protein, giving the protein MNKKLGSILQYVLFLGIGIFLVWWSLQQIPADKWGEFKAALSNARYWLVFPVFLILTASHVLRALRWKILIEPMGYHPSLPNAFFAVMVGYLANLAVPRLGEVLKCTILARYEKVPAQKLVGTIVAERAFDVISLALVFVLAFILQFDIVGQYAINLFQQAFQDKAGNINANKLVILLCIIIAIIGAIIYWFKQFAHLAIVEKIKHILLGIWEGISSVRKLRQKGLFIVYSAAIWILYIVGTWVGLFAIEATSHLSLADAISALAFASIGMILTPGGIGAYAFFIAKVLELSNVPFEMGYANGTLQWLAQFGIVLLMGFISLGLLPIYNRKRTHEKS; this is encoded by the coding sequence ATGAACAAGAAACTTGGTTCCATACTGCAATACGTGCTTTTTCTCGGTATCGGGATTTTTCTGGTGTGGTGGAGTCTGCAGCAGATTCCAGCCGATAAATGGGGTGAATTCAAAGCCGCATTAAGTAATGCCCGCTATTGGCTCGTTTTTCCTGTTTTCCTGATTCTGACAGCCAGCCATGTGTTGCGTGCATTACGCTGGAAAATTCTGATCGAACCCATGGGTTATCATCCAAGCTTGCCCAATGCTTTTTTTGCAGTGATGGTGGGCTATCTGGCCAATCTCGCGGTTCCACGTTTGGGTGAAGTATTGAAATGCACCATTCTTGCTCGCTACGAGAAAGTACCTGCTCAGAAATTGGTCGGGACTATTGTAGCAGAACGAGCTTTTGATGTGATCTCGCTGGCTTTGGTTTTTGTATTGGCTTTTATTCTTCAGTTCGATATCGTTGGGCAGTATGCCATCAATTTGTTTCAACAAGCTTTTCAAGACAAAGCTGGAAATATTAACGCAAATAAGCTGGTTATTCTGCTATGCATTATCATCGCCATTATTGGTGCCATCATCTATTGGTTTAAGCAATTTGCGCACCTCGCCATCGTAGAAAAAATCAAACATATTTTATTGGGTATTTGGGAAGGTATCAGCAGTGTACGTAAACTCAGACAAAAGGGTTTATTCATTGTATACAGCGCAGCCATCTGGATACTATATATTGTAGGAACTTGGGTTGGCTTATTTGCGATTGAAGCAACCAGTCACTTAAGTTTAGCTGACGCTATCTCTGCTTTGGCATTCGCTAGTATTGGTATGATTCTTACACCTGGTGGCATTGGTGCTTACGCATTCTTTATTGCCAAAGTATTAGAATTAAGCAATGTGCCATTTGAAATGGGTTATGCGAACGGTACCTTACAATGGCTGGCACAGTTTGGCATTGTTTTATTAATGGGCTTTATCAGTCTGGGATTATTGCCCATCTACAATAGAAAACGCACACATGAAAAAAGCTGA
- a CDS encoding aspartate 1-decarboxylase, translating to MLIEVIKSKIHRVTITEANLHYVGSLTLDADLMAAANMIEGEKVQIVNVNNGERIETYLIKGKAGSGVVCLNGPAARRGAVGDLVVIISYAQMDFETAKQFQPWVVFPKEGNRL from the coding sequence ATGCTGATAGAGGTAATCAAATCTAAAATTCACCGAGTAACGATCACAGAAGCCAATCTCCATTATGTTGGTAGCCTTACGCTAGATGCCGATCTGATGGCTGCTGCCAATATGATTGAAGGTGAGAAAGTACAGATTGTGAATGTAAACAATGGTGAACGCATTGAGACTTACCTAATCAAAGGAAAAGCTGGTAGTGGCGTGGTTTGTTTAAATGGCCCTGCGGCGCGTAGAGGTGCAGTGGGTGATTTGGTGGTGATTATATCTTATGCACAAATGGATTTCGAAACCGCCAAACAATTCCAACCCTGGGTGGTCTTTCCGAAAGAAGGCAACCGATTGTAA
- a CDS encoding pantoate--beta-alanine ligase: MILFKHSADLQAYLKKTVTKNTSIGFVPTMGALHDGHISLIAQSKSSTSITVCSIFINPTQFNDQQDFAKYPVTLDKDIQALEKAGCDILYLPGIGDIYPTGTKGLEQYPLGRLEELLEGHYRPGHFQGVCQVVNRLLDAVQPDVLFLGQKDYQQCMVISKMLELTGKHIQLVKSPTLRETDGLAMSSRNIRLDAASRANATAIFKSLQYLKANLKAGNTDILVDTAKAQLEAVGFNPIDYVSIADAETLEPIHDWDGSTPCVALIAAFLGGVRLIDNLALYP, translated from the coding sequence ATGATCCTTTTTAAACATTCAGCAGACCTGCAGGCTTACCTAAAAAAAACAGTTACAAAAAACACGTCAATAGGCTTTGTACCCACTATGGGGGCTTTGCATGATGGACATATTTCCTTGATCGCGCAAAGCAAGAGTAGCACATCCATCACTGTATGCAGTATTTTCATTAACCCTACCCAATTCAATGATCAACAAGACTTTGCGAAATATCCTGTCACCTTGGATAAGGATATTCAAGCCTTGGAAAAAGCAGGGTGTGATATCCTTTATCTACCCGGAATTGGCGACATCTACCCTACGGGCACCAAAGGTCTGGAACAGTATCCTTTAGGCCGATTGGAAGAATTGTTGGAAGGACATTATCGTCCCGGCCATTTTCAAGGAGTTTGTCAGGTAGTAAACCGATTATTGGATGCTGTACAACCCGATGTCCTTTTTTTAGGACAAAAAGATTACCAACAATGCATGGTGATCAGTAAGATGCTTGAATTGACAGGCAAGCATATTCAATTGGTAAAATCGCCTACCCTGCGTGAGACTGACGGACTGGCCATGAGTAGCCGGAATATACGTTTAGATGCTGCATCCCGAGCAAATGCAACCGCAATTTTCAAATCCCTGCAATACCTGAAGGCCAATCTTAAAGCGGGCAATACCGACATACTTGTTGATACCGCTAAAGCGCAATTAGAAGCTGTAGGCTTTAATCCGATTGATTATGTCAGCATAGCTGATGCCGAAACGCTCGAACCTATCCATGATTGGGACGGCTCAACGCCCTGTGTTGCATTGATTGCAGCATTTCTCGGCGGCGTAAGGCTCATTGATAACCTGGCACTATATCCATAA
- a CDS encoding glycogen/starch synthase → MSTKKRILFIATEMSPYLELTEFAEIVNKLAIKSNDSGLEVRCIMPRFGVINERRHRLHEVVRLSGINVTVDDDDYPLQIKVASLPNARLQVYFLENEDFFKRKYIFHDEQEQWFDDNDLRTIFFCKGALETVKKFGWPPDIIHCSGWMTGLIPAYIKTAYKREPVFSNSKVIFTIGQNTFAEKLGADFLKRAVINANIKEKDLDAFKDSNNTALFKGGAAHADAITFGADTIEKKLTDEFTKVKGKKVVPFKGWDSDLTEYLELYNDLASK, encoded by the coding sequence ATGTCAACAAAGAAAAGAATTTTATTCATTGCCACTGAGATGTCGCCCTATCTGGAGCTGACAGAGTTTGCCGAGATTGTTAACAAATTAGCCATCAAGAGTAATGATAGCGGACTGGAAGTAAGATGCATCATGCCACGATTTGGTGTGATCAATGAGCGCAGACACAGATTGCATGAGGTAGTACGCTTATCCGGTATCAATGTAACAGTTGATGATGATGATTATCCATTGCAGATTAAAGTAGCTTCTCTGCCAAATGCACGTTTACAGGTTTATTTTCTCGAAAACGAAGACTTCTTCAAGCGCAAATATATTTTCCATGATGAGCAGGAACAATGGTTTGATGACAATGATTTAAGAACCATATTTTTCTGTAAAGGCGCTTTGGAAACAGTGAAAAAATTTGGCTGGCCACCTGATATCATCCATTGCAGTGGCTGGATGACAGGTTTGATCCCTGCTTATATTAAAACTGCTTATAAGCGTGAACCAGTGTTCAGTAATAGTAAGGTGATCTTCACCATTGGTCAGAATACTTTTGCTGAGAAACTGGGTGCTGATTTTCTGAAACGCGCAGTGATCAACGCGAATATTAAAGAAAAGGATCTGGATGCATTCAAAGACAGCAACAATACTGCCTTGTTCAAAGGAGGTGCTGCACATGCTGATGCAATCACATTCGGAGCAGATACTATTGAGAAAAAATTGACAGATGAATTCACCAAAGTAAAAGGTAAGAAGGTTGTGCCTTTTAAAGGGTGGGATTCTGATTTAACAGAGTATTTAGAATTGTACAACGACCTTGCAAGCAAGTAA
- a CDS encoding DUF4270 family protein, with the protein MSLKFPVRNSIVFLLSLTLVFGCTRITSTDIGGSLIPAIDGVNTLDTSFTVETDIFEDADTTKVGGSDLHMLGHLNDPQFGTTNASIYLETLPPFFPYTNGQPKDSIKADSAILMLAYKGFYGDSTKPLSVSVYEINPAKGLNPLVNYPSGPLPTTLPVAHFPTPLATQQVDIRRLADSVVTVYERAINMIRIKLPVSIASKLLNQFDTTNAYKTDSAFRANFGGLAIKVNSSANTNALMKIALADGNTKLGLYYRYPYTRSDGVRKDSADAVYYTFSNANTGFQYGHANFIERNRSAATGLNNINNFLSNNPATQKDSILHVQTGPGTFVRLRIPGLKGMSSRIIHRAELITEQVPDDNNLSAELDQLLPPNMLFLGIYDSLNKRKRNIPNDFQVVQGGTTNVNIFGGNLVYRSLNGYNRVATYTFNISRYVQGIITRNDNEFDLRIYAPVVGDYLFYSDPFPGNNLTQLLFFNSFSANDAAIGRVRLGGGNHSKFRLRLRIIYSRTS; encoded by the coding sequence ATGTCTTTGAAATTTCCGGTGCGGAATTCCATTGTTTTCCTGCTTTCTTTAACCCTTGTTTTCGGCTGTACCAGAATCACTTCTACTGATATTGGTGGCTCACTGATTCCAGCAATTGATGGGGTGAATACCCTTGATACAAGTTTCACTGTAGAAACGGACATTTTTGAAGATGCCGATACGACTAAGGTTGGTGGCAGCGATTTGCATATGCTGGGACATTTGAATGATCCCCAATTTGGCACAACCAATGCATCCATTTATCTAGAGACATTGCCACCTTTTTTCCCTTATACAAATGGACAGCCTAAAGACAGTATCAAAGCTGATTCTGCGATATTGATGCTTGCTTACAAAGGCTTTTACGGTGATTCCACAAAACCATTGTCTGTTTCTGTATATGAAATCAACCCTGCGAAAGGATTGAATCCGCTGGTGAATTATCCATCTGGTCCATTACCAACAACATTGCCTGTTGCGCATTTCCCAACTCCCTTGGCAACACAGCAGGTAGATATTCGCAGATTGGCAGATTCAGTGGTTACTGTTTATGAAAGGGCAATTAATATGATTCGAATCAAATTGCCTGTCAGCATTGCTTCAAAATTGCTGAACCAATTCGATACCACAAATGCCTATAAAACAGACTCTGCTTTCAGAGCCAATTTTGGCGGATTAGCCATTAAAGTAAACTCCAGCGCTAATACCAATGCGTTGATGAAAATCGCTTTAGCAGACGGTAATACCAAGCTGGGACTTTATTATCGATATCCATATACCAGATCTGATGGTGTTAGAAAGGATAGTGCTGATGCAGTTTACTATACATTTTCCAATGCCAATACTGGCTTCCAGTATGGACATGCAAATTTCATAGAACGTAATCGCAGCGCTGCTACTGGTTTGAATAATATTAATAATTTCCTCTCTAATAATCCTGCTACACAAAAAGACAGTATTCTACATGTACAAACCGGCCCAGGCACTTTTGTTCGTCTGCGCATACCCGGTTTAAAAGGCATGAGTAGCAGAATCATCCACCGTGCTGAACTTATTACAGAGCAAGTTCCTGATGATAATAATCTTAGCGCGGAACTGGATCAATTGTTGCCACCCAATATGCTCTTCCTGGGTATTTATGATAGCTTGAATAAGCGTAAACGGAATATCCCTAATGATTTTCAAGTAGTGCAGGGTGGTACAACCAATGTGAACATATTCGGTGGCAATCTGGTCTATCGCTCATTAAATGGGTACAATAGAGTAGCAACATACACCTTCAATATCAGCCGTTATGTACAAGGTATTATTACTAGAAATGACAATGAATTTGACCTGAGAATTTATGCCCCTGTTGTTGGTGATTACTTATTTTACAGTGATCCCTTCCCTGGTAATAACCTGACGCAATTGCTTTTCTTTAATTCATTCTCAGCAAATGATGCTGCCATTGGCAGAGTGAGGCTGGGAGGAGGTAATCACAGTAAGTTCAGGCTGAGGTTACGCATAATTTATTCACGTACTTCTTAA
- a CDS encoding methionine adenosyltransferase, translating to MPYLFTSESVSEGHPDKVADQISDALIDNFLAYDAQSKVACETLVTTGQVVLAGEVKSKTYLDVQEIAREVIRNIGYTKAEYMFEANSCGILSAIHEQSADINRGVDRSVKKLSFEAKANAQGAGDQGMMFGYATRETDNYMPLALDLAHKILQELSKTRRAGKEMKYLRPDAKSQVTIEYDDNNVPVRIDTIVVSTQHDDFGSDKQMLEQIRKDIIGIIIPRVKKQLKASLQKLFNDQITYHINPTGKFVIGGPHGDTGLTGRKIIVDTYGGKGAHGGGAFSGKDPSKVDRSAAYATRHIAKNLVAAGLCDEVLVQVSYAIGVAKPCGLYINTYGTAKVNKTDGEIARIVEKIFDMRPYAIEQRLKLRNPIYAETAAYGHMGREPKKVTKVFNKGKDTEKKVEVELFTWEKLDYVDQVKKAFKIK from the coding sequence ATGCCTTATTTATTTACTTCTGAAAGCGTTTCTGAAGGACATCCGGACAAAGTAGCCGATCAGATTTCTGACGCTTTAATCGACAATTTCCTTGCTTACGATGCACAGTCCAAAGTGGCTTGTGAAACGCTGGTGACTACCGGTCAGGTAGTACTGGCAGGTGAGGTGAAGTCTAAGACTTACCTGGATGTACAGGAAATTGCTCGTGAAGTGATTCGCAATATTGGCTATACCAAGGCTGAGTACATGTTTGAAGCCAATTCTTGCGGTATCCTTTCTGCTATTCATGAGCAGAGTGCAGATATCAACCGTGGTGTTGACCGTTCTGTAAAGAAGCTGAGCTTTGAAGCTAAGGCCAACGCACAAGGTGCCGGTGACCAGGGTATGATGTTCGGTTACGCTACCCGCGAAACCGACAACTACATGCCATTGGCTTTGGATCTGGCACACAAGATTCTGCAGGAACTGTCTAAGACCCGCAGAGCTGGTAAAGAAATGAAGTACCTGCGTCCTGATGCAAAGAGTCAGGTTACTATCGAATACGATGATAACAATGTTCCGGTACGTATTGATACCATCGTTGTATCTACACAACACGACGATTTCGGTAGCGATAAGCAGATGCTGGAGCAAATCCGTAAGGATATCATCGGTATCATTATCCCACGCGTGAAAAAGCAATTGAAAGCTTCTTTGCAGAAGTTATTCAATGATCAAATCACCTACCATATCAACCCAACAGGCAAATTCGTTATCGGTGGTCCACATGGGGATACTGGTTTGACTGGTCGTAAGATCATCGTAGATACATATGGTGGTAAAGGTGCACACGGTGGTGGTGCATTTAGCGGTAAAGATCCTTCTAAGGTTGACCGTTCTGCCGCTTATGCAACACGTCATATAGCCAAGAACCTGGTAGCTGCAGGTCTTTGCGATGAAGTACTGGTACAGGTATCTTATGCGATTGGTGTTGCCAAGCCTTGTGGCTTGTACATCAATACTTATGGCACTGCTAAAGTGAACAAGACTGACGGTGAGATTGCTCGTATTGTAGAGAAAATCTTCGATATGCGTCCTTACGCTATTGAGCAGCGCCTGAAACTGCGTAACCCTATTTATGCTGAGACTGCTGCCTATGGTCACATGGGTCGCGAACCTAAAAAGGTTACAAAGGTGTTCAACAAGGGTAAAGACACAGAGAAGAAAGTGGAAGTTGAGCTGTTTACTTGGGAAAAACTGGATTATGTTGACCAAGTGAAAAAAGCTTTTAAAATCAAATAA
- a CDS encoding NUDIX hydrolase, giving the protein MNQNPWQIVQAKAVYDNPWIGLTEYDVINPNGGKGIYGKVHFKNTAIGVLVLDDNWNTYIVGQYRFVLDQYSWEIPEGGGRVGTDPLEGAKRELLEETGLKATRWDFLLGMHLSNSVSDEWGVVYIARGLTQHEAMPEETEQLHVRKIPFDQLLDMVDKGEVTDSLTVAAVYKVALLRAQGHLK; this is encoded by the coding sequence GTGAATCAGAATCCCTGGCAAATTGTGCAAGCTAAAGCCGTCTATGATAATCCCTGGATAGGCTTGACGGAATATGATGTGATTAACCCAAACGGCGGTAAAGGCATTTATGGGAAAGTACATTTTAAAAATACGGCAATAGGTGTGCTGGTGCTGGATGATAACTGGAATACCTATATCGTTGGACAATACCGTTTTGTGCTAGACCAATACAGTTGGGAAATTCCTGAAGGTGGTGGGCGAGTAGGAACTGATCCTTTAGAAGGCGCCAAGCGCGAATTACTAGAGGAAACAGGACTTAAAGCAACACGATGGGATTTCTTGCTAGGCATGCATCTATCTAATTCAGTTAGCGATGAGTGGGGTGTAGTGTATATAGCCCGTGGTTTAACGCAACATGAAGCCATGCCTGAGGAGACAGAGCAGTTACATGTGCGCAAAATACCTTTTGATCAATTGCTTGATATGGTAGATAAAGGTGAAGTTACAGACTCTTTAACCGTTGCCGCTGTATATAAAGTAGCGCTTTTGCGCGCGCAAGGCCATTTGAAATGA
- the rlmB gene encoding 23S rRNA (guanosine(2251)-2'-O)-methyltransferase RlmB, with translation MAIKKQNLIIGRQPLLEAVQAGRAIDKILLQKNATGETAHAIRQIAKEYQIPVQMVPVEKLNGITKANHQGVIAFAALVQYMDLQQVIDHVVGEGQTPLFLMLDGVTDVRNIGAITRSAVCCGAQAIIIPDKGVGALNEEAMKSSAGALELIHICRVNSLLKAVDTLHLNGIQVFTSEMRADKNVHELNFTDPCCVIMGDEGKGVQPYLAKAADAFFKIPMATKFDSFNVSVAAGIILYEAMKHRNG, from the coding sequence ATGGCCATCAAAAAACAAAACCTCATTATAGGTCGCCAACCACTTCTAGAAGCAGTTCAAGCAGGCAGGGCTATTGATAAAATTCTTTTACAGAAGAATGCAACTGGCGAAACTGCCCATGCGATTAGACAAATCGCCAAGGAGTATCAAATACCAGTACAAATGGTGCCGGTTGAAAAACTCAATGGCATTACCAAGGCAAACCACCAAGGTGTGATTGCTTTTGCTGCATTGGTACAATACATGGATTTGCAGCAAGTAATTGATCATGTAGTAGGTGAAGGACAGACGCCGCTTTTTTTAATGCTGGATGGCGTAACTGATGTAAGGAATATTGGTGCCATCACCAGAAGTGCAGTTTGTTGTGGTGCACAGGCCATCATCATTCCGGATAAAGGTGTAGGCGCATTGAATGAAGAAGCGATGAAGAGCAGTGCCGGGGCTTTGGAATTGATTCATATCTGCCGAGTTAATAGTTTATTAAAAGCGGTGGATACATTGCACTTGAATGGCATACAGGTGTTTACCAGTGAAATGCGTGCCGATAAAAATGTACACGAACTCAACTTTACAGATCCATGCTGTGTGATTATGGGCGACGAGGGCAAGGGTGTACAACCTTATTTAGCGAAAGCTGCAGATGCTTTCTTTAAGATACCCATGGCCACTAAGTTTGATTCATTCAATGTATCTGTTGCAGCAGGTATTATTTTATACGAAGCAATGAAACATAGAAATGGCTGA